The Sulfitobacter indolifex genome contains the following window.
GTCAGTCAGAATTTCTCGGATCTGATTCTGCATGAGATCAACGCGGCCGGCACCGATGCCACGCGATTGAACTTTGCGCTGAACCAGCAGCCCGCCAATGCCGCCGACAAGCCCGCCCCGGCTGCGCGACAGACCACGGCGGCCGTGAAACCCACCGCCAACAGCCAGCTAAGCACCGCCCCGCTCGACCCGCGCTTTAGCTTTGACAATTTCGTCGTTGGTAAGCCCAACGAACTGGCCCATGCCGCCGCGCGCCGTGTCGCCGAAGGTGGTCCGGTCACCTTTAACCCGCTGTTCCTTTATGGTGGCGTTGGTTTGGGTAAGACCCACTTGATGCACGCCATTGCCCGCGAGCTGCATGAGCGCCGCCCGGATATGAATGTGCTGTACCTTTCGGCAGAACAATTCATGTACCGCTTCGTGCAAGCGCTGCGTGACCGCAAGATGATGGACTTCAAAGAGATCTTCCGTTCGGTCGACGTGCTGATGGTCGATGACGTGCAGTTCATCGCCGGCAAGGATTCGACTCAGGAAGAGTTCTTCCACACGTTCAATGCGCTGGTTGATCAGCACAAACAGATCATCATTTCGGCCGACCGCGCACCGGGTGAGATCAAAGACCTCGAAGACCGCGTGAAGTCGCGTCTGCAGTGCGGCTTAATCGTTGACCTGCACCCGACAGACTATGAACTTCGCCTCGGCATCTTGCAGAGCAAGGTCGAAGTGCAGCGCAAGACCTACCCTGACCTCGAAGTCGCCGATGGCGTGTTGGAATTTCTGGCCCACCGCATCACCTCCAACGTGCGTGTTCTTGAAGGCGCGTTGACCCGTCTGTTTGCGTTCGCCTCGCTCGTCGGTCGTGAGATCGACATGGGCCTGACCCAGGATTGTCTGGCCGACGTGCTGCGCGCATCTGAGCGCAAAATCTCGGTCGAGGAAATCCAGCGGAAAGTGTCGGATCATTACAACATCCGTCTGAGCGATATGATCGGCCCCAAGCGTCTGCGCAGCTATGCGCGCCCGCGTCAGGTGGCGATGTATCTGTGCAAACAGATGACCAGCCGCTCTCTGCCCGAGATTGGCCGTCGCTTTGGCGGGCGCGATCACACCACCGTCATGCACGGAGTGCGCCGCATCGAAGAGCTCAAGGTTTCGGACGGTCAGATCGCCGAGGATCTGGAACTGCTGCGCCGGGCGCTCGAATCTTGATCTGAAGCCCCTGATGGGTTGTGTTGAAGACACGGTTAAACAGCGATCAGGGGCGCAGCTTGCGCCCCTCTTGCAATCGCAGCAACAAAGCCACAAAAGTTCTTGTGTAAGCGTGGGAACCGGGTAGTTTGCCTCTCCCGGCAATCGGTATTGGGAGAAGGCATATGAAATTCAGCATCGAACGCGCGGCACTGCTCAAGGCCGTTTCGCAAGCCCAATCCGTGGTCGAGCGCCGCAACACCATTCCGATTCTCGCCAACGTGCTGATTGAGGCCGAAGGCAGCGATGTTTCCTTCCGCGCCACCGATCTGGACATTGAAGTGGTCGATAAGGTCGCCGCTCAGGTTGAGCGCGCTGGTGCCACCACCGTTTCAGCCACGCTGCTGCACGAGATTGTGCGCAAGCTGCCCGATGGCGCGCTGATCAACCTCACCGCCGATACCGCTGCGGGCCGCCTTACGGTCGAAGCGGGCCGGTCGAACTTCTCGCTGGCGACCCTGCCGCGCGAAGACTTCCCGGTTATGGCGTCGTCGGAATACGCCTCGAACTTCTCGGCCCCTGCCCCAGTGCTGCGCCGCTTGTTCGACAAGTCGAAGTTTGCGATTTCTACAGAAGAGACGCGCTATTACCTCAACGGCGTTTACCTGCACATCGCGGATGCTGAAAGCGGCAAGGCGCTGCGCTGTGTGGCCACAGACGGCCACCGTCTGGCGCGGATCGACGCCGAAATGCCCGAGGGTGCGGCCGAGATGCCCGGCGTGATCGTGCCGCGCAAGACCGTGGGCGAGTTGCGCAAGCTGTTGGACGATGACGAGATGGAAATTGCAGTGTCGGTGTCGGAAACTAAGATCCGCTTCGCCACCCCCGGCATCACGCTGACCTCAAAGGTGATCGACGGCACCTTCCCTGACTACACCCGCGTGATTCCCCAAGGGAACACCCGCAAGATGGAAGTCGACGCCGCCGATTTCGCCCGCGCGGTGGACCGTGTCGCGACCGTTTCTTCGGAGCGTTCGCGCGCCGTGAAATTGCAACTCGACGAAGACCGTCTGGTGCTTTCGGTCAATGCGCCTGACAGCGGCGCCGCGGAAGAAGAGCTTGCCGTGGCCTACGCCGATGAGCGGCTTGAGATCGGCTTTAACGCGAAATACCTGCTGGAGATTGCCAGCCAGGTGGACCGCGAAAACGCTGTGTTCCTGTTCAACTCTTCAGGCGATCCGACCTTGATGCGCGAAGGCAATGACACATCGGCGGTCTATGTCGTCATGCCGATGCGCGTGTGACGCAGCCGGGAATTTTTAAAATTCCCGGACCGTTTTCTTGCAAAGAAAACGGCTTTCAATGACGCAGTTGTATCTCTCCAACCTAAGCCTTTCGCATTTCCGCTCGCACAGGCGGGCGGTCATCGATGTCGATGTGCGCCCCGTGGCCCTTTACGGCCCAAACGGCGCGGGCAAGACCAATATCATCGAGGCGATCTCGCTGCTGTCACCGGGCCGCGGGTTACGCCGGACCAGCGCACAAGACATGGCCCGTAGGCCCGAAGCGTTGGGCTGGAAAATGTCCGGGCTGCTGCATGGCCCGTCAGTGCTCCATGAGATCGAAGTTTGGTCCGAGGCCGGTGCCGCACGGCAAACCAAAATCGACGGCAAGGCGGCAGCGCAGACCGCTCTTGGCCGTGTGGCGCGGGTGCTGTGGCTGATCCCGGCGATGGACCGGCTGTGGATCGAAGGGGCCGAAGGGCGGCGGCGGTTTCTGGACCGTGTGACGCTCAGCATGTTGCCCGACCACGCCGAACTGTCACTGAGCTATGAAAAAGCCATGCGCGAGCGCAATCGGCTGCTCAAGGATATGGTCCGCGAACCTGCGTGGTACGCCGCATTAGAGGCTCGCATGGCCGAGACCGGTGCGCAGATCCACGCCAACCGCCTCCAGGCGCTTGCAGCACTTGAGGCCGCACAGGAAGAGGCGCAGACCGCCTTCCCCGTCGCCACGCTGGAGCTTCAATGCGCAATGCCGAGTGACGTTGAAGCCCTCCGCCGAGCCCTATCGGACAATCGGATGCGTGATCTTTCCGCGGGGCGCACGCTGATTGGCCCGCACCGCGCCGATCTGGAAGGCACCTATGCAGCCAAGGGCGTGGCTGCGCGGGACTGCTCAACCGGAGAGCAAAAGGCGCTTCTTGTCTCACTGATCCTTGCCAATGCCCGCGCCATCGCAGCCGATTTCGGGGCGCCGCCGCTGCTGCTGCTGGATGAGGTAGCAGCCCATCTTGATGCCACCCGCCGCGCGGCGCTTTACGATGAAATCTGCGCCCTTGGCGCGCAGGCTTGGATGACTGGCACCGGGCCTGAGCTGTTTGAAAGCCTCGGCGACCGCGCGCAATATGTCGAAGTGACCGAAGAAGACGGCCTTTCGCGCGTGAAGACCATCGCATGACCATCACCGCCGCCGACCTGCTGCTCTACTGTGGCGCTTTGCTGATCTTGTTCCTTACCCCCGGCCCGGTCTGGCTTGCGATGATGGCCCGCGCGCTGTCGGGCGGGTTTCAGGCCGCCTGGCCGCTGGCCTTGGGCGTGGCGATCGGGGATGTGCTCTGGCCCCTCGTGGCGGTGTTGGGGATCACATGGATCCTCTCGGTCTTTGACACGATGATGGAAGTGCTGCGCTGGATTGCCAGTGGGGTGTTTATTCTGATGGGCGTGGCTCTGATCCGGCAGGCAGGCGAGAAGATCAACACCGACAGCCGCCTGACCCGCCCCGGCATGTGGTCCGGTTTCGTGGCAGGGATCATTGCGATCCTCGGCAATCCGAAAGCGGTTCTGTTCTATATCGGCGTGCTTCCAGGGTTCTTTGATCTGCGTACTGTCACCGCACCTGACATTGGCTTGATCCTTGCGGCCTCGGTCATCGTTCCGCTGATCGGGAACCTCACAATCGCAGTTTTGGTAGGCCATATCCGCGGCTTTCTCACCGCCCCGCGCACCCTGCGGCGGATCAATCTGATCTCTGGCGCCTTGCTGATTTTCGTGGGTCTTGTGATCCCCTTCGCCTGACACAAAATCTTGTGTCATTCGCGTGACAATGCCGGTCGAAAACACTATAAATCGGGCAAACGAGAAGGGTTTTTTCCGCATGTCCGATACCGCGCAGACACCACAGGAATACGGTGCCGATTCCATCAAGGTTCTCAAAGGGTTGGAGGCCGTTCGCAAACGCCCCGGCATGTATATCGGGGACACCGATGATGGCTCTGGCTTGCACCATATGGTCTATGAGGTTGTGGACAACGGTATTGACGAGGCACTGGCCGGTCATGCTGACGCGGTTACGGTCACGATCCACGAAGATTCCTCGGTTTCCGTGAGTGACAATGGCCGTGGGATTCCCGTTGGCATCCACGAGGAAGAGGGCGTGTCCGCCGCTGAGGTCATCATGACCCAACTACACGCGGGCGGTAAGTTCGACAGCAACTCCTACAAGGTCTCGGGCGGTCTGCACGGGGTTGGCGTTTCAGTCGTGAACGCGCTGTCTGACTGGCTGGAACTGCGCATCTGGCGCGAGGGGAAAGAGCATATCGCACGGTTTGAGGGCGGTTTCACGACCAAGCACCTCGAAGTGCTGGGCGACACCGACCGCACCGGCACCGAAGTCCGCTTCATGGCCTCGACAGACACGTTCTCGAACCGCGAATATATCTTTGAGACGTTGGAAAAGCGCCTGCGCGAACTGGCCTTCTTGAACTCCGGTGTGCGGATCATCCTGACCGACGAACGCCCTGTTGAGCCGCTGCGGACCGAGCTTTACTACGACGGCGGCGTGAAGGAATTCGTCAAATACCTCGACCGTCACAAGACCTCTGTCATGCCCGAGCCGATCTTTATCACCGGCGAGCGCGACGACATCGGCATCGAAGTGGCGATGTGGTGGAACGACAGCTACCACGAGAACGTACTGCCCTTCACCAACAACATCCCGCAGCGCGATGGCGGCACCCATATGGCGGGCTTCCGTGGCGCGCTGACCCGCACGATCAACGGCTATGCGCAATCCAGCGGCATCGCGAAGCGCGAAAAGATTAACTTCACCGGGGATGACGCTCGTGAGGGTCTGACCTGCGTGCTCTCGGTCAAAGTGCCGGATCCGAAGTTCTCCTCGCAGACCAAAGACAAACTGGTGTCTTCAGAGGTGCGCCCCGCAGTCGAAGGTCTGGTGAACGAGAAGCTGGCCGAATGGTTCGAAGAGAACCCCGCCGAGGCCAAGCAGATCGTTGGCAAGATTGTCGAGGCAGCGCAGGCCCGCGAAGCGGCCCGCAAGGCGCGCGAACTGACCCGCCGCAAATCCGCGATGGATGTAAACTTCCTTGCTGGTAAGCTCAAGGATTGCTCGGAAAAAGACCCATCCAAGACCGAAGTCTTCCTCGTCGAGGGTGACAGCGCTGGCGGCTCTGCCCAGACGGGCCGCGACCGTCAGACGCAGGCGATCTTGCCGCTGAAGGGTAAAATTCTCAACGTCGAACGCGCGCGGTTTGACCGGATGTTGGGGAGCCAAGAGATCGGCAACCTCGTCATGGCGCTTGGCACCGGGATCGGGCGGGATGAATTCAATCTCTCCAAACTGCGTTACCACAAGATCGTCATCATGACCGACGCTGACGTCGACGGGGCGCACATCCGTACCCTGCTGCTGACCTTCTTCTTCCGTCAGATGCCCGAGCTGATTGAGCACGGCCACCTCTACATCGCACAGCCACCGCTCTACAAAGTGTCGCGTGGCAAGTCCGAGGTTTACCTCAAGGACCAAGCCGCGATGGAAGACTACCTGATTCAGCAGGGCGTCGACGGCGCGATGCTGCGCCAGGGCAACGGCGAAGAGATCAGCGGCCAGGACCTGACCCGTGTGGTCGATATGGCCCGTCAATTGCGCCGCGTGTTGGAGGCATTCCCGACCCATTACCCGCGCCACATCGTTGAACAGGCCGCTATCGCTGGCGCCTTTGTCGATGGCGTGGTGGACAGTGATCTGCAGGGCGTGGCCGACAAGGTGGCCGACCGTCTGAACTTGATCGCGCTGGAATATGAGCGCGGCTGGCAAGGCCGCATCACCCAAGACCACGGCATCCGCCTTGCCCGCATCCTGCGCGGTGTCGAAGAGGTGCGCACGCTGGATGGCCGCATGATGCGCTCGGGCGAAGCCAGAAAATCCGGCACCTTCACCAAACACCTGCAAGAGGTCTACGACCAGCCCGCGACCCTCGTGCGCAAAGACCGCAGCCAGCTGATCCACGGTCCAATGGACCTGCTTGATGCGATATTTGCAGAAGGCGAAAAGGGTCTGTCGTTGCAACGCTACAAAGGTCTGGGGGAAATGAACCCCGATCAACTTTGGGAAACCACTCTCGACCCCGATGCGCGTACCCTGCTGCAGGTCCGGGTTGAGGACATGGCCGAGGCGGATGACCTCTTTACCAAGCTGATGGGCGATGTTGTTGAACCACGGCGCGAGTTCATCCAACAAAACGCATTGAGCGTCGAGAACCTCGATTTTTAAAGGTTTGTTCGGCTGCCTTTAGCCTATTATTCGCGGCATTAGTGCCGCGAATTGCACGATAGGTTTCGTGATACGAAAGCCCTTGCGGCTGATATTCGACGCCGCATTCTACCCTGCGTCGTGGCAAGAAAATCCCAAGCACGTTATTTACTTCTTCTGCGTTCGGATTACCTAAACGACGATTTTTCGAGCGAAGAAACCATAATGAATAGAACAATTACGACTGAAGCTAAGCAAAGAATATCCACCGGAACATCAGGCCTAGACTCAGTGCTCTGTGGCGGCCTGACCCCGGAGAGACTTTATTTGGTCGAAGGCACGCCGGGTTCGGGCAAGACAACGCTTGCTTTAAAGTTCCTTATGGATGGTCGCGCCGCAGGGAGCAAAGGGCTCTACATCACTCTCTCCGAGACGGTGAATGAGCTAACCGCCGTCGCCCAGTCACATGGTTGGACGTTGGATGACATCGCTTTGTACGAGATGGTCGCCGAAGACGATTTCAGTGCGGATCACGAACAGTCCCTTCTACATCCAAGCGAGGTAGAGTTGGGCGAAACGGTGCGCGGCATCATTGAACTTGTGGAAAAAACCAATCCCGACCGGGTCGTGCTCGACAGCCTCTCCGAACTGCGCCTCTTGGCCCAGAACCCCCTGCGCTACCGCCGGCAAATCCTAGCCCTGAAACACTTTTTTGCGCGGCGCAAATGCACTGTGCTGATGCTCGACGACCGCACCGCCGAGCCGGGTGATCTGCAGCTCCATTCCATTGCGCATGGCGTCATTTCTCTGGAGCATCTGGCGAATGACTTCGGCTCGGAGCGACGGCGCTTGAGGGTGATCAAGATGCGTGGTTTGAAATACCACGGGGGCTATCATGACTTTTCCATCGAAAAGGGCGGCATTTGTGTTTACCCGCGCCTGATCGCGGCAGAGCACCACCGTGTGCATTCCACCGAACCTGTGACCACCGGCCTAAAGGAACTGGACGCCCTTTTGGGCGATGGGCTGTTTCCAGGAACCAACGCACTGCTGGCCGGCCCCGCTGGCGTAGGCAAGACCACGACGGCGGTACGTTGCATGATTGCAGCGCTCGAGCGGGGTCAGAAAGCCGCGTATTTCTTGTTCGACGAACGGCTCGCGACGTTGATGATCCGTTCCAAGGCACTTGGGATGGACCTGCAACCCTATATCGACGATGGCTCTTTGCAGATCCGCCAGATCGACCCGGCCGAACTCTCGCCCGGTCAATTCGCCTATGCTGTGCGCGGGGCGGTTGAGGACAATGATGCAAGCATCGTGGTGATCGACAGCCTAAACGCTTATCTGCATGCCATGCCCAGCGACAACTTCCTCGTGCTGCAAATGCATGAGTTGCTTAGCTACCTGTCACAGCAGGGTGTGATTTCGATGATGGTCCTCGGTCAGCACGGCATCACCGGCGAACTGCGTTCAGACATCGACATCAGTTACCTCGCAGATACCGTAATGATGCTTCGGTTTTTCGAGGCGGAGGGCGAAATTCGCAAATCCATCTCGGTCATCAAGACACGGACCTCTGACCACGAGCGCAGCATTCGCGAGTTCAAGATTGATCGGGACGGCTTGACCGTCGGCGCGCCAATTCGCAATTTCTCTGCTATTCTCTCGGGCAGTCCGGTATATACGCCGTCAAAAGGTGATCTGATGCCATTGTCCGCAGATGATGCTGAGGATCGCCAATCGTGACTGGCCTCGCCGCACTTGCTGACACCACGACAGGACCTGGGACAGATATCTTGTCAGCCGTCGCAGTGGTGGCACCGCGTGGGCGCGACGATGCGGTCGCACGTCAGCTTTTGGCGAAGGACGGGATCGCGACTGTTTCCGCGCCAACGCTCACGACACTATCGGACCTTATCGCGCAGCATGTCGGGGCCGTGCTCATCACCGAAGAAGCGCTGAACAGCGCGGGGGCCCAAGAACTCGACCATGTGCTGACGTCACAGGCGGCTTGGTCTGACGTGCCTTTCATCGTGTTGGCCAATGGCACGTCACGCGACCGCAGCGAGCGCGCCACCCAAAAGATCGATACGCTGAGCAACGCCGTCTTGCTCTCGCGCCCCCTGCACGCCGAAGAGCTTATCCGCGCGGTCCGTTCAGCCCTTGCCGCCCGCGTTCGGCAGCATGAAGCCCGCAAGCAGCTTGAGGAGCTTCAGTGGCGTGAACGGCAGCTTTTCGAAAGCGAAGCGAAGTTTCAGGCAATCGCGAATTCGGTGGATCAGATGATCTGGTCGACTTTGCCAGATGGGTACCACGATTATTACAACAACCGCTGGTACGAGTTTACCGGCGTGCCACACGGCAGCACCGATGGTGAATCGTGGAACGGTGTGTTCCACCCAGATGATCAAGCACGGGCTTGGGATCTCTGGTCTCACAGTCTTACGACCGGCGAAATCTACGAAATCGAATACCGTCTGCGCCATCATTCGGGCGACTACAGATGGGTCTTGGGGCGGGCGCAGCCGGTGTTGGACAGGTCTGGCACCATTCTGCGCTGGTATGGCAGTTGCACGGACATCCACGAGATCAAGGTTGCCCAAGAACAACGCCAGTTGATGCTGGGCGAGATGAACCACCGGGTAAAGAACACGCTGGCTATGGTGAACGTCATGGTCTCGCAAACGCTGCGACTGGCGGACAACTTGCCTGACGCACAAACCGCGCTGCAATCGCGCATTGCTATGATGGCGCAAGCCCATGATCGGCTGATCGCGGCGTCCTGGGCCGAGGCCCAAATACCAGCTGTGGTTGATGCTGCACTGGCGCCGCACCGCACTGGCGAGAGCCGTTTTATCATTGATGGGCCAGAGGTAGAGGTGGGATCGAAACAGGCCCTCGCGGTAACGATGGCCCTTCATGAGTTATCGACAAACGCTGCGAAATACGGTGCGTTATCGAACAATGCGGGAAAGGTTCTCATCCGTTGGGGTGTCACCGATGATACCTTTACTTTCACATGGGAGGAAACCGGCGGTCCTCAGGTCGATGCCCCCACAAGGCGTGGCTTTGGCAGTCGAATGATCGAACAGGCACTGGCCAGCTATTTCCACGGGAACGTAGAGCTATCGTTCAAGCCGAAAGGCTTGTGTTTCACACTTAACGCACCCATGTCCGGTCTGCTTTAAAACCGCCTGACACCCTCTCTTTTATTCAATGAAAGCGCATTGATATGCACGCCAAAGACACCAAAAGGCCCGCCGTTCTGATCGTCGAAGACGAGCCGTTGTTGCGCATGGATGCGGTCGACATGATACAAGACGCCGGGTTCAAGACCTATGACGCCCCCTCCGCCGATGCGGCGATAGAAATCATCGGCTCTCACGATGACATCGGCATTCTATTTACCGACATCGACATGCCGGGATCGATGGACGGACTAAAGCTTGCCGAATATGTGCGCGCCGGGTGGCCTTCGGTGAAAATATTGATCGCGTCAGGTGTGATCGGTGTCGGGGATGAGGAAATGCCCGAAGGATCGAAATTCTATGCCAAGCCCTATGCGACGAGTTTGATCATAGACGATCTGCGCACCTTAATTGCACAGGACGAGATCAACAGCAGGTTATGACGCGAGGTGCAGTAAGCGCCACGCCAAAGGTTGCTGGAAGGGGGGTGGGTTCCCATGCGATTGAGGTTTAACTGCCAGACAGTTGCGAGGCGAAGCATTCGCTGCGCGTCGGTCTTTGTGTCAATCTGAAGTCGTTTCTGCATTCAGCTTCCCTCCGCTTGTCGACGCGGGTTCTGGAATGCCAAAGCCTTTTGATCGCCACCAACTAAACCCCAAGAGGTCGCGAACTATTCCGCTTCTGCGCTGGTTTGGTCGCCCCAAACGCGGGACAAAATACGCCGCGTAGTTGGAATATCTACGCGGCGTATCAATGCATATTCGGCAGTTTAGCCGATAATGCTATTCAGCGTTTTAGACGGGCGCATTACGGCGTCTGTCTTGGCCTCATCCGTGCGATAGTAACCGCCCAGATCAGCCGCAGGGCCCTGAACCGCAGCAAGCTCGGCAAGGATGTCCGCTTCGTTGGTCGCCAATGCTTCTGCAATCGGCGCAAACTGAGCGGCGAGCTCTGCATCCTTGCCTTGAGCGGCGACCGCTTCGGCCCAATAGCGCGCGAACCAATAGTGGCTGTCGCGGTTGTCCGGCTCACCCACTTTGCGCGAGGGGGAACGGCCATTGTCGAGAATGCCCTGCGTTGCCACCTCAACCGCTTCGCCCAAGATACGGGCCTTTTCGTTGCCCTTGGCATCGGCCAAGAACATCAGGCTTTCCCCAAGCGCGCAAAATTCCCCAAGGCTGTCCCACCGCAGGTGGTTCTGCTCGACCAGCTGCTGCACGTGCTTTGGCGCCGAACCGCCCGCACCTGTTTCAAACAGACCGCCGCCGTTCATCAGCTTGACGATCGACAGCATTTTGGCAGAGGTCGCCAGTTCGAGGATGGGGAAGAGATCGGTAAGATAATCGCGCAGCACGTTGCCGGTGATGGCGATGGTGTTCTCGCCTTTGGTGATGGTTTCCAGCGAGGCACGTGTGGCTTCGCGGGGTGCCATGATCTCGAACTTGTCGGCCACGCCTTGGGCCTCCAAGATCGGCTTCACATAAGAGATCAGCTCAGCGTCATGGGCGCGGGTTTCGTCGAGCCAGAAAATCGCGCGGCAGCCTTCGGCCTTTTGACGCGAGATGGCGAGGTTGACCCAGTCCTCAATCGGCGCTTTGCGCGCTGAGGACGACCGCCAGATGTCACCGGCTTCGACCTTGTGCTGGTGTAGCACGGTGCCGTCGTCGAGGATCATCTTAACGGTGCCCGCCTCCGACATTTCAAATGTAGTCGGGTGGGAGCCGTATTCCTCGGCCTTTTGCGCCATCAGGCCGATGTTTTGCACGGTGCCAGCGGTCGCCGGGTTCAACTTGCCGTTCTCTTTGAAGAAGTTAATCGCCTCGTCATAAACCGGCGCATAGGAATTATCGGGGATCACGCAATTCGCGTCATGCTCTTTGCCGTCCGGGCCCCAGCCCTTGCCACCAGCGCGGATCAGCGCGGGCATAGAGGCGTCGATGATCACGTCCGAAGACACATGCAGGTTGGTGATGCCCTTGTCGGAATCGACCATATACATCGGCGGACGCGCGTCCATGCAGGCGTTGATGTCGGCCATGATCTCGTCATTGCCCTTCACACGCGCCAACAGATCGCCGAGGCCGGAGTTCGGGTTTACACCCAGCTCTTTCAGCGTCTCACCGTGCTTTTCAAACACGGGCTTCAGGAAGGCTTCGACCGCGTGGCCAAAAAGGATCGGGTCAGAGACCTTCATCATCGTCGCTTTGAGGTGCAGCGAGAAAAGAACGCCGTCTTCTTTGCTCTTTTCAATCTGAGTGGCGAGGAATTCTTTGAGGGCCGCAGCGCTCATAAAGGTCGCATCAACGACAGTGCCTGCAGGGTAATCAAGGCCGTCTTTCAGCACCTTTTCACCATCCGCGGTCTCTACCACGATTTTCGCGCCAGAAGCTTTGTCGAGCGTGGCCGAAACTTCGTTCGAGAAGAAGTCGTTGCCAGACATCGACGACACATGCGTCTTGCTGTCGGATGCCCAATCGCCCATCCGGTGCGGGTTCGCTTGCGCAAAGCTTTTCACCGCCTTGGCGGCGCGACGGTCAGAGTTGCCTTCGCGCAGAACCGGGTTCACAGCCGAGCCTTTGATGGTGTCATACTTAGCACGAACGGCTTTCTCTTCGTCGGTGCTGGGGGAATCAGGATAATCAGGCAGGGCAAAGCCTTGGGATTGCAGCTCTTTGATGGCACCGACCAATTGCGGCACAGAGGCAGAGATGTTGGGCAGCTTAATCACATTCGCCTCGGGCGTCTTTACCAGACGGCCCAGTTCGGCCAGATCGTCGGACTGGCGCTGATCTTCGCTCAGGTGCTCTGGGAAGGTTGCCAAAATACGCCCGGCAAGGCTGATGTCTTTCGTACCGACGCTTACACCAGCAGCTTTGGCGAATTTCTGGATGATCGGCAACAGGGACGCAGAGGCCAGCTCCGGCGCTTCGTCAACTTTAGTATAAATGATGTCGGACATGATATGCTCCAAATTG
Protein-coding sequences here:
- a CDS encoding ATPase domain-containing protein, with translation MNRTITTEAKQRISTGTSGLDSVLCGGLTPERLYLVEGTPGSGKTTLALKFLMDGRAAGSKGLYITLSETVNELTAVAQSHGWTLDDIALYEMVAEDDFSADHEQSLLHPSEVELGETVRGIIELVEKTNPDRVVLDSLSELRLLAQNPLRYRRQILALKHFFARRKCTVLMLDDRTAEPGDLQLHSIAHGVISLEHLANDFGSERRRLRVIKMRGLKYHGGYHDFSIEKGGICVYPRLIAAEHHRVHSTEPVTTGLKELDALLGDGLFPGTNALLAGPAGVGKTTTAVRCMIAALERGQKAAYFLFDERLATLMIRSKALGMDLQPYIDDGSLQIRQIDPAELSPGQFAYAVRGAVEDNDASIVVIDSLNAYLHAMPSDNFLVLQMHELLSYLSQQGVISMMVLGQHGITGELRSDIDISYLADTVMMLRFFEAEGEIRKSISVIKTRTSDHERSIREFKIDRDGLTVGAPIRNFSAILSGSPVYTPSKGDLMPLSADDAEDRQS
- a CDS encoding sensor histidine kinase, which produces MSAVAVVAPRGRDDAVARQLLAKDGIATVSAPTLTTLSDLIAQHVGAVLITEEALNSAGAQELDHVLTSQAAWSDVPFIVLANGTSRDRSERATQKIDTLSNAVLLSRPLHAEELIRAVRSALAARVRQHEARKQLEELQWRERQLFESEAKFQAIANSVDQMIWSTLPDGYHDYYNNRWYEFTGVPHGSTDGESWNGVFHPDDQARAWDLWSHSLTTGEIYEIEYRLRHHSGDYRWVLGRAQPVLDRSGTILRWYGSCTDIHEIKVAQEQRQLMLGEMNHRVKNTLAMVNVMVSQTLRLADNLPDAQTALQSRIAMMAQAHDRLIAASWAEAQIPAVVDAALAPHRTGESRFIIDGPEVEVGSKQALAVTMALHELSTNAAKYGALSNNAGKVLIRWGVTDDTFTFTWEETGGPQVDAPTRRGFGSRMIEQALASYFHGNVELSFKPKGLCFTLNAPMSGLL
- a CDS encoding response regulator, translated to MHAKDTKRPAVLIVEDEPLLRMDAVDMIQDAGFKTYDAPSADAAIEIIGSHDDIGILFTDIDMPGSMDGLKLAEYVRAGWPSVKILIASGVIGVGDEEMPEGSKFYAKPYATSLIIDDLRTLIAQDEINSRL
- a CDS encoding NADP-dependent isocitrate dehydrogenase, which translates into the protein MSDIIYTKVDEAPELASASLLPIIQKFAKAAGVSVGTKDISLAGRILATFPEHLSEDQRQSDDLAELGRLVKTPEANVIKLPNISASVPQLVGAIKELQSQGFALPDYPDSPSTDEEKAVRAKYDTIKGSAVNPVLREGNSDRRAAKAVKSFAQANPHRMGDWASDSKTHVSSMSGNDFFSNEVSATLDKASGAKIVVETADGEKVLKDGLDYPAGTVVDATFMSAAALKEFLATQIEKSKEDGVLFSLHLKATMMKVSDPILFGHAVEAFLKPVFEKHGETLKELGVNPNSGLGDLLARVKGNDEIMADINACMDARPPMYMVDSDKGITNLHVSSDVIIDASMPALIRAGGKGWGPDGKEHDANCVIPDNSYAPVYDEAINFFKENGKLNPATAGTVQNIGLMAQKAEEYGSHPTTFEMSEAGTVKMILDDGTVLHQHKVEAGDIWRSSSARKAPIEDWVNLAISRQKAEGCRAIFWLDETRAHDAELISYVKPILEAQGVADKFEIMAPREATRASLETITKGENTIAITGNVLRDYLTDLFPILELATSAKMLSIVKLMNGGGLFETGAGGSAPKHVQQLVEQNHLRWDSLGEFCALGESLMFLADAKGNEKARILGEAVEVATQGILDNGRSPSRKVGEPDNRDSHYWFARYWAEAVAAQGKDAELAAQFAPIAEALATNEADILAELAAVQGPAADLGGYYRTDEAKTDAVMRPSKTLNSIIG